The Megalobrama amblycephala isolate DHTTF-2021 linkage group LG7, ASM1881202v1, whole genome shotgun sequence genome window below encodes:
- the LOC125271240 gene encoding polymeric immunoglobulin receptor-like, with protein MKILLIFFTFYLISGAVRCFRVTGYSGGSLLVDSQKTWFSANVKSFKKLPEWRSIMNDTKHEKWINDGKFTLFRNNEGNLMIYIRNLNKHDAGGYWIGVLYKWGVDMTLNVEEDSCCSMSKRVMVHIGETATFSCGYSQKHINDPKIIFKEGKNSIEMIYSTWNKKQRFSISEDRHKNLFSVRITAVRPDDGGVYLCGVWIRGQSYSYSIIKPVHLHVSMAPVVRREGESAEIICPYDSIYKSKSKSLCKGKCSTRDRNTLNEEKETKTDRLTLNDDGTASVFTGTITGLTAEDAGKYWCAVTLERDVNYLYTHLIVIMNEELNLTKYEGDDMSIQCKHHDEHQKLFCKAHEPSMCVKDGVSLETIRDDRFSFSDEASTGVFTVNITDLREEDSGIYWCGAHITTKVNLTVKQHSHISQSA; from the exons ATGAAGATCCTCCTCATCTTCTTCACTTTCTACCTGATCTCAG GTGCAGTGAGATGCTTTAGAGTCACTGGATATTCTGGAGGAAGTCTTCTTGTTGATTCACAGAAGACTTGGTTCAGTGCAAATGTTAAATCCTTTAAGAAATTACCTGAATGGAGAAGTATAATGAATGATACGAAACATGAAAAATGGATCAATGATGGAAAATTCACATTGTTTCGAAATAATGAGGGAAACCTTATGATCTATATCAGAAATCTGAACAAACATGATGCTGGAGGATACTGGATTGGTGTTCTTTACAAGTGGGGTGTAGATATGACTTTAAATGTGGAAGAAG ACTCATGTTGTAGCATGTCAAAGAGAGTGATGGTGCATATTGGAGAAACTGCCACATTCAGCTGCGGATATTCACagaaacatattaatgatcccaagaTCATATTCAAAGAAGGAAAAAACTCTATTGAGATGATTTACAGCACAtggaataaaaaacaaagattcaGTATTTCTGAGGACAGACACAAAAATCTCTTCAGTGTGAGAATTACTGCTGTGAGACCAGATGATGGAGGAGTTTATTTATGTGGAGTTTGGATCAGAGGACAATCGTACAGTTACTCCATTATTAAACCTGTTCATCTACATGTTAGTA TGGCTCCAGTAGTGAGACGTGAAGGAGAATCTGCTGAGATCATCTGCCCTTATGATTCAATCTATAAATCAAAGTCAAAGTCTCTCTGTAAGGGGAAGTGCTCCACTAGAGATAGAAATACTCTCAATGAAGAGAAAGAGACCAAGACTGACAGATTGACTCTGAATGATGACGGCACTGCAAGTGTCTTCACTGGGACCATCACTGGACTGACAGCAGAGGATGCTGGGAAATACTGGTGTGCAGTGACATTAGAGAGAGACGTGAATTATCTTTACACTCATCTGATCGTCATCATGAACGAGG AGCTGAACTTGACTAAGTATGAAGGAGACGACATGTCAATCCAGTGCAAACATCATGATGAACATCAGAAACTCTTCTGCAAAGCACATGAACCCTCCATGTGTGTGAAGGATGGAGTTTCATTGGAGACGATCAGAGATGATCGATTCTCTTTCAGTGATGAAGCTTCTACTGGAGTCTTTACTGTGAACATCACTGATCTGAGAGAAGAGGATTCTGGGATATACTGGTGTGGAGCTCACATCACCACTAAAGTCAACCTCACTGTGAAACAGCACTCACACATCTCTCAGAGCGCATGA